From the Haladaptatus sp. DJG-WS-42 genome, the window CAAGACGACAGCGCAGTTCTCCGGTCGCTTTTTCGACTGCGAAGAGACGATGCAAACGTACGAAGATGAGTTCAACGAAAGCATCATCGGCCCTGCCATCTACGACGGGATAAAAGACCTCCCCGAGGGAATCTCGCTGTTCGATGCACACAAAGACGAGTGCATTCGGTTGTACGCGCTCATCCGGGAGTACAAACCAGCGGTCATCGTCGAAACTGGCGTGTACAGCGGCGTCTCGACACTCTCAATCCTCGCCGCACTCGAAGCAAATGAGGCGGGACGGCTCTACTCGATTGATTACTCACACGTCCTGAGCGACGAGGCGACAGACATCGACGCGAATACAGAACAGAGCTACTTCCGTGGTCGCCCATCGTGCGCAGAGGAGGGAACACACGTGCTCCCGAGAGGGAAACAGCCGGGCTGGCTGATTCCGGCGTCCATGCGCGACCGCTGGGAACTCATCCCCGGCAAGCCACAGCTGGAGCTGCCACGCTTGCTCGACCGGCTCGGTGAAATCGACCTGTTCCACCACGACTCCTCACACGCCGCCTCGAGCATGATATTCGAGTTTGAACTCGCCTGGCAGTACCTGCGGCCGGGCGG encodes:
- a CDS encoding class I SAM-dependent methyltransferase; translated protein: MFQETINKVYLQTPEGYREFLRKWYYVLNPKMSWRDRKKTLKTTAQFSGRFFDCEETMQTYEDEFNESIIGPAIYDGIKDLPEGISLFDAHKDECIRLYALIREYKPAVIVETGVYSGVSTLSILAALEANEAGRLYSIDYSHVLSDEATDIDANTEQSYFRGRPSCAEEGTHVLPRGKQPGWLIPASMRDRWELIPGKPQLELPRLLDRLGEIDLFHHDSSHAASSMIFEFELAWQYLRPGGLMVSNHIGWNDAFETFVAEHSDDYGLMTWHYNPGADYPCPGSSGYIVKSIADAHTNDDTGVVHSVIHVQSPEQAPEPTTD